Proteins encoded within one genomic window of Streptomyces sp. NBC_00523:
- the tyrS gene encoding tyrosine--tRNA ligase: MTDIVDELKWRGLFAQSTDEDALRKALADGPVTFYCGYDPTAASLHVGHLVQVLTMRRLQQAGLRPLALVGGATGQIGDPRPTAERTLNDPETVAQWVARLRAQIEPFLSFEGENAAVMVNNLDWTAGMSAIEFLRDIGKHFRVNKMLTKESIARRLESDEGISYTEFSYQLLQSMDFLELYRRYGCTLQQGGSDQWGNLTAGLDLIHRLEPGAEVHALATPLMTKADGTKFGKSEGGAVWLDAGMTTPYAFYQFWLNVDDRDISRYMRILSFRTPAELEELEKVTEERPQARTAQRALAEELTTLVHGADQCAAVVAASKALFGQGDLGELDEATLGAALSEVPHARVTELGPLVDLLVEAGLAPSKSGARRTVKEGGAYVNNVKAVDGEAAPAREELLHGRWLVLRRGKKNLAAIEVTAG, from the coding sequence GTGACGGACATCGTCGACGAGCTGAAGTGGCGCGGGCTGTTCGCCCAGTCCACCGACGAGGACGCATTGCGCAAGGCTCTCGCGGACGGTCCCGTCACGTTCTATTGCGGCTACGACCCGACCGCGGCCAGCCTGCACGTCGGCCACCTGGTGCAGGTGCTCACCATGCGCCGGCTCCAGCAGGCCGGGCTGCGGCCGCTCGCCCTGGTGGGCGGGGCCACCGGCCAGATCGGTGACCCCCGGCCGACCGCCGAGCGCACGCTGAACGACCCGGAGACCGTCGCCCAGTGGGTGGCCCGGCTGCGGGCGCAGATCGAGCCGTTCCTGTCCTTCGAGGGCGAGAACGCCGCGGTCATGGTGAACAACCTGGACTGGACCGCGGGCATGTCCGCGATCGAGTTCCTGCGGGACATCGGCAAGCACTTCCGGGTCAACAAGATGCTGACCAAGGAGTCCATCGCCCGCCGGCTGGAGTCCGACGAGGGCATCAGCTACACCGAGTTCAGCTACCAACTGCTCCAGAGCATGGACTTCCTGGAGCTGTACCGCCGCTACGGCTGCACCCTCCAGCAGGGCGGCAGCGACCAGTGGGGCAACCTCACGGCCGGCCTGGACCTGATCCACCGCCTGGAGCCGGGCGCCGAGGTGCACGCGCTGGCGACGCCGCTGATGACGAAGGCGGACGGCACCAAGTTCGGCAAGTCCGAGGGCGGGGCCGTCTGGCTCGACGCCGGGATGACGACGCCGTACGCGTTCTACCAGTTCTGGCTGAACGTGGACGACCGGGACATCTCGCGCTACATGCGCATCCTCAGCTTCCGGACCCCGGCCGAGCTCGAGGAGCTGGAGAAGGTCACGGAGGAGCGCCCGCAGGCCCGGACGGCGCAGCGCGCGCTGGCCGAGGAGCTGACGACGCTCGTGCACGGGGCGGACCAGTGCGCGGCGGTCGTCGCCGCGTCGAAGGCCCTGTTCGGCCAGGGCGACCTCGGCGAGCTGGACGAGGCGACGCTGGGCGCCGCCCTGTCCGAGGTGCCGCACGCCCGGGTCACCGAGCTGGGCCCGCTGGTGGACCTGCTGGTGGAGGCCGGTCTGGCGCCGAGCAAGTCGGGGGCGCGGCGCACGGTCAAGGAGGGCGGCGCGTACGTGAACAACGTGAAGGCCGTCGACGGCGAGGCCGCCCCGGCCCGCGAGGAGCTGCTGCACGGGCGCTGGCTGGTGCTGCGCCGGGGCAAGAAGAACCTGGCGGCAATCGAGGTCACGGCCGGCTGA
- a CDS encoding GlsB/YeaQ/YmgE family stress response membrane protein: protein MGWLWAIIVGLVLGLIAKAILPGKQQIPLWLTVICGMIGSILGNAVATWIGVNDTKGIDWTRHVLQLIGAVVIVGVGDMLYASLRGNRQRT from the coding sequence ATGGGCTGGTTGTGGGCAATCATCGTGGGCCTGGTGCTCGGACTGATCGCCAAGGCGATCCTGCCGGGCAAGCAGCAGATCCCCCTCTGGCTGACGGTCATCTGCGGCATGATCGGCAGCATCCTCGGAAATGCTGTCGCCACGTGGATCGGCGTCAACGACACCAAGGGCATCGACTGGACGCGCCATGTGCTCCAGCTCATCGGCGCGGTGGTGATCGTCGGTGTCGGCGACATGCTGTACGCCTCGCTGCGGGGCAACAGACAGCGCACCTGA
- a CDS encoding DUF3099 domain-containing protein gives MVRKQGGAEVFRITGARQGLADDVRGRQRRYVISMSVRTVSVVAAALLWNVERHIAFVALGLGVLLPYVAVVIANAGRETSPALPSTFVLPPQSYPALDAGTAVPSPQSGRGFRSPDGPEHD, from the coding sequence GTGGTGCGCAAACAGGGTGGTGCGGAGGTCTTCCGGATCACGGGTGCCCGGCAGGGGCTCGCCGACGACGTGCGCGGCAGACAGCGCCGCTATGTGATCTCGATGTCCGTGCGCACCGTGTCGGTGGTGGCCGCCGCGCTCCTGTGGAACGTGGAGCGGCACATCGCGTTCGTGGCGCTCGGCCTCGGGGTGCTGCTGCCGTACGTGGCCGTCGTCATCGCCAACGCGGGCCGCGAGACGAGCCCCGCGCTGCCGTCCACGTTCGTCCTGCCGCCCCAGTCGTACCCGGCGCTCGACGCCGGTACGGCCGTGCCCTCACCGCAGTCCGGACGCGGTTTCCGGTCACCGGATGGGCCGGAGCACGACTGA
- the moaA gene encoding GTP 3',8-cyclase MoaA — translation MLIDTYGRVATDLRVSLTDRCNLRCTYCMPEEGLQWLGKPDLLTDDEIVRLVRIAVTTLGVTEVRFTGGEPLLRPGLVSIVQRCAELDPRPRMSLTTNGIGLKRTAAALKDAGLDRVNVSLDTLRPEVFKTLTRRDRHHDVLAGLEAAHEAGLTPVKVNTVLMPGLNDDEAPDLLAWAVEHGYELRFIEQMPLDAQHGWKRDGMITAGDILDSLRTRFDLTSEDDGERGSAPAERWTVDGGPHRVGVIASVTRPFCRACDRTRLTADGQVRTCLFAREETDLRAALRSDAPDEEIVRIWKQAMWGKKAGSGLDDPSFLQPDRPMSAIGG, via the coding sequence ATGCTCATCGACACCTACGGACGGGTCGCCACCGACCTGCGCGTCTCGCTCACCGACCGGTGCAACCTGCGCTGCACGTACTGCATGCCCGAGGAGGGTCTGCAGTGGCTGGGCAAGCCCGACCTGCTCACCGACGACGAGATCGTCCGGTTGGTCCGCATCGCCGTCACCACGCTCGGGGTCACCGAGGTCCGCTTCACCGGCGGCGAACCGCTGCTGCGCCCCGGCCTCGTCTCCATCGTCCAGCGCTGCGCCGAGCTGGACCCCCGCCCGAGGATGTCCCTCACCACCAACGGCATCGGGCTGAAGCGGACCGCCGCCGCCCTGAAGGACGCCGGTCTCGACCGGGTCAACGTCTCGCTCGACACCCTGCGGCCCGAGGTGTTCAAGACCCTCACCCGCCGCGACCGCCACCACGACGTGCTGGCCGGTCTGGAGGCCGCCCACGAGGCCGGGCTCACCCCCGTCAAGGTCAACACCGTCCTGATGCCGGGGCTCAACGACGACGAGGCCCCCGACCTGCTCGCCTGGGCCGTCGAGCACGGCTACGAGCTCCGCTTCATCGAGCAGATGCCGCTGGACGCCCAGCACGGCTGGAAGCGCGACGGCATGATCACCGCGGGCGACATCCTCGACTCGCTGCGCACCCGCTTCGACCTCACCTCCGAGGACGACGGCGAGCGCGGCTCCGCCCCCGCCGAGCGCTGGACCGTCGACGGCGGACCGCACCGGGTCGGCGTCATCGCCTCCGTCACCCGCCCCTTCTGCCGGGCCTGCGACCGCACCCGGCTCACCGCCGACGGGCAGGTCCGCACCTGCCTGTTCGCCCGCGAGGAGACCGATCTGCGCGCGGCGCTGCGGTCGGACGCGCCCGACGAGGAGATCGTCCGCATCTGGAAGCAGGCGATGTGGGGCAAGAAGGCGGGGTCCGGCCTCGACGACCCGAGCTTCCTCCAGCCCGACCGCCCCATGTCCGCGATCGGCGGCTGA
- a CDS encoding solute symporter family protein, with amino-acid sequence MSAAYHSQHAVTLAASATEHRPLIITLFAVFVAATLGITVWAGRQTRSASDFYAGGRQFTAFQNGLAVSGDYMSAASFLGIAGAIALFGYDGFLYSIGFLVAWLVALLLVAEPLRNSGRYTMGDVLAYRMRQRPVRTAAGVSTIVVSIFYLLAQMAGAGVLVSLLLGITSDAGKILIVALVGVLMIVYVTIGGMKGTTWVQMVKAVLLIAGAILMTLMVLWKFDFNVSDLLGTAAEKSGHGSAFLEPGLKYGATGTSKLDFLSLGIALVLGTAGLPHILIRFYTVPTAKAARKSVNWAIGIIGAFYLMTIALGFGAAALIGPDEIKAKNPAGNAAAPQLAEYLGGVGTTGGAVLLAVISAVAFATILAVVAGLTLASSSSFAHDIYANVIRKGKATEKEEMKAARWATVFIGAAAIVLGAFARDMNVAGLVALAFAVAASANLPTLLYSLFWKRFTTQGALWSIYGGLASSVILVLFSPVVSGNDKTSMFKGVDFAWFPLENPGLISIPLGFLLGWIGSLLSKEEPDKGKYAELEVKSLTGIGAH; translated from the coding sequence ATGAGCGCCGCGTACCACTCCCAGCACGCCGTCACCCTCGCCGCGTCCGCCACCGAACACCGGCCGCTGATCATCACCCTGTTCGCGGTCTTCGTCGCCGCCACCCTGGGCATCACCGTCTGGGCCGGCCGCCAGACCCGCAGCGCCTCCGACTTCTACGCGGGCGGGCGGCAGTTCACCGCCTTCCAGAACGGACTCGCGGTCTCCGGCGACTACATGTCCGCCGCGTCCTTCCTCGGTATCGCCGGCGCCATCGCCCTCTTCGGCTACGACGGCTTCCTCTACTCCATCGGCTTCCTCGTCGCCTGGCTGGTGGCGCTCCTGCTCGTCGCCGAACCCCTGCGCAACTCGGGCCGTTACACCATGGGCGACGTCCTCGCCTACCGGATGCGCCAGCGCCCGGTGCGCACCGCGGCGGGCGTCTCCACCATCGTCGTGTCGATCTTCTACCTGCTGGCACAGATGGCGGGAGCGGGCGTTCTGGTCTCGCTGCTCCTCGGCATCACCAGCGACGCAGGAAAGATCCTCATCGTTGCGCTGGTCGGCGTACTGATGATCGTCTACGTCACCATCGGCGGCATGAAGGGCACCACCTGGGTGCAGATGGTCAAGGCCGTGCTGCTCATCGCCGGCGCCATCCTGATGACCCTCATGGTGCTGTGGAAGTTCGACTTCAACGTCTCCGACCTGCTGGGCACCGCCGCCGAGAAGAGCGGCCACGGCTCCGCGTTCCTGGAGCCCGGCCTGAAGTACGGCGCCACCGGCACCTCGAAGCTCGACTTCCTCTCCCTCGGCATCGCCCTCGTCCTGGGCACCGCCGGCCTGCCGCACATCCTGATCCGCTTCTACACGGTGCCGACCGCCAAGGCCGCCCGTAAGTCCGTCAACTGGGCCATCGGCATCATCGGCGCGTTCTACCTGATGACGATCGCCCTCGGATTCGGCGCCGCCGCGCTCATCGGCCCGGACGAGATCAAGGCGAAGAACCCGGCGGGCAACGCGGCCGCCCCGCAGCTCGCCGAATACCTCGGCGGGGTCGGCACCACGGGCGGCGCCGTCCTGCTCGCCGTCATCTCCGCCGTCGCCTTCGCCACCATCCTCGCCGTCGTCGCCGGACTGACCCTCGCCTCCTCCTCGTCCTTCGCCCACGACATCTACGCCAACGTCATCCGCAAGGGGAAGGCCACCGAGAAGGAGGAGATGAAGGCCGCCCGCTGGGCCACCGTCTTCATCGGCGCCGCCGCGATCGTCCTGGGCGCCTTCGCCCGCGACATGAACGTCGCCGGGCTCGTCGCCCTCGCCTTCGCCGTCGCCGCCTCCGCCAACCTGCCGACGCTCCTCTACAGCCTCTTCTGGAAGCGCTTCACCACCCAGGGCGCGCTGTGGTCGATCTACGGCGGCCTGGCCTCCTCCGTGATCCTCGTGCTCTTCTCGCCGGTCGTCTCCGGCAACGACAAGACCTCGATGTTCAAGGGCGTCGACTTCGCCTGGTTCCCGCTGGAGAACCCCGGCCTGATCTCCATCCCGCTCGGCTTCCTGCTCGGCTGGATCGGCTCGCTCCTGTCCAAGGAGGAGCCGGACAAGGGCAAGTACGCCGAGCTGGAGGTCAAGTCCCTCACCGGCATCGGAGCCCACTGA
- a CDS encoding DUF485 domain-containing protein — translation MATDAPPPEGSTEKSPAQPTTEAFLAEQDSAEFGELRRSYRSFAFPLTIAFVLWYLLYVLLSNYAGGFMGTKVFSNINVAFVFGLAQFLTTFLIAWFYSRHANAKLDPKAEAIKDRMEADA, via the coding sequence GTGGCTACCGATGCACCGCCGCCCGAGGGCAGTACGGAGAAGAGCCCTGCCCAGCCCACGACCGAGGCGTTCCTCGCGGAGCAGGACAGCGCGGAGTTCGGCGAACTGCGCCGCTCCTACCGCTCGTTCGCCTTCCCGCTGACCATCGCCTTCGTCCTCTGGTACCTGCTGTACGTGCTGCTCTCCAACTACGCGGGCGGCTTCATGGGCACCAAGGTGTTCAGCAACATCAACGTGGCCTTCGTCTTCGGCCTCGCCCAGTTCCTCACCACCTTCCTCATCGCCTGGTTCTACTCGCGGCACGCCAACGCGAAGCTGGACCCGAAGGCCGAGGCCATCAAGGACCGCATGGAGGCCGACGCATGA
- a CDS encoding S8 family peptidase — protein MAHLVSGRTRALTLPVGLALTASLGFLPAGVASAAPAGHGAPAAAVPADGPELSYVVNTQGGPGTVKQVRKAIERAGGTVVIAYDRIGVIVVHSKNPDFAKTVRKVRGVQSAGATRTNPIVPQATKDIGVEQPLTAAQEKAAAARATADQDPMEPLQWDLPAIKADKAHQKSLGSSRVTVAVIDTGVDDTHPDLAPNFDRAASANCVSGAPDTTDGAWRPKTGESDHGTHVAGTIAAAKNGIGVTGVAPGVKVSGIKVGNPDGFFYTEAVVCGFVWAAEHGVDVTNNSYYTDPWMYNCKNDPDQGALVEAVYRATRYAELKGAVNVAAAGNSAEDLAADSIEDTGSPNDSTPGGRTVDPRQCLDIPTMLPGVVTVSATGAKGLKASYSNYGNGVIDVAAPGGDSTIYQTPEPPATSGLILSTLPGGKYGYKAGTSMASPHVAGVVALIKSKHPYAPPAAVKALLTLEADAKACDEPYDIDGDGTADAVCEGGKNRNGFYGAGVVDALDAVRW, from the coding sequence ATGGCTCATCTGGTATCCGGACGGACGCGCGCACTGACGCTGCCCGTCGGATTGGCCCTCACCGCCTCGCTCGGCTTCCTGCCGGCGGGGGTCGCCTCCGCCGCCCCGGCGGGGCACGGTGCCCCCGCGGCGGCGGTGCCGGCGGACGGACCGGAACTGTCGTACGTGGTCAACACCCAGGGCGGTCCGGGCACCGTCAAGCAGGTGCGCAAGGCGATAGAACGGGCCGGCGGCACGGTGGTGATCGCCTACGACCGGATCGGGGTCATCGTCGTCCACTCGAAGAACCCGGACTTCGCGAAGACCGTCCGCAAGGTCAGGGGCGTCCAGTCGGCGGGCGCCACGCGCACCAACCCGATCGTGCCCCAGGCCACCAAGGACATCGGCGTCGAGCAGCCCCTGACGGCCGCGCAGGAGAAGGCCGCGGCGGCCAGGGCGACGGCGGACCAGGACCCGATGGAGCCCCTGCAGTGGGACCTGCCGGCCATCAAGGCGGACAAGGCCCACCAGAAGTCGCTGGGCAGCTCCCGGGTGACCGTCGCGGTCATCGACACCGGCGTGGACGACACCCACCCGGACCTGGCGCCCAACTTCGACCGCGCGGCCTCCGCGAACTGCGTGTCGGGCGCCCCGGACACCACGGACGGCGCCTGGCGCCCGAAGACCGGTGAGAGCGACCACGGCACCCATGTCGCCGGCACCATCGCGGCGGCGAAGAACGGCATCGGCGTGACGGGCGTGGCCCCGGGCGTGAAGGTCTCCGGCATCAAGGTCGGCAACCCGGACGGCTTCTTCTACACCGAGGCCGTCGTCTGCGGCTTCGTCTGGGCGGCCGAGCACGGGGTGGACGTCACCAACAACAGCTATTACACCGACCCGTGGATGTACAACTGCAAGAACGACCCGGACCAGGGAGCCCTGGTCGAGGCCGTGTACCGGGCCACCCGGTACGCCGAGCTGAAGGGCGCGGTCAACGTCGCGGCCGCCGGGAACTCCGCCGAGGACCTGGCGGCGGACTCCATCGAGGACACGGGCAGCCCGAACGACTCCACCCCGGGCGGCCGGACCGTCGACCCGCGCCAGTGCCTGGACATCCCGACGATGCTCCCGGGTGTCGTCACGGTCTCGGCGACGGGCGCGAAGGGCCTGAAGGCGTCGTACTCGAACTACGGGAACGGGGTCATCGACGTGGCCGCGCCCGGCGGGGACTCGACCATCTACCAGACCCCCGAGCCCCCGGCGACGAGCGGCCTCATCCTCTCGACGCTGCCGGGCGGCAAGTACGGCTACAAGGCCGGTACGTCGATGGCGTCCCCGCACGTCGCCGGCGTCGTGGCCCTGATCAAGTCGAAGCACCCGTACGCCCCGCCCGCCGCGGTCAAGGCGCTGCTGACGCTGGAGGCGGACGCGAAGGCGTGCGACGAGCCGTACGACATCGACGGTGACGGCACGGCCGACGCGGTCTGCGAGGGCGGCAAGAACCGCAACGGCTTCTACGGGGCCGGTGTGGTCGACGCGCTGGATGCCGTGCGCTGGTGA
- a CDS encoding zinc-dependent alcohol dehydrogenase family protein codes for MRATVIHAPHDIRVEEVPDPVIQQPTDVVLRVLRACICGSDLWAYRGESARQPGQRIGHEFLGIVEEAGSEVRGFSAGDLVVAPFVWSDGTCAYCAEGLTTSCPQGGFWGSVGSDGGQGEAVRVPHADGTLVALPAAAASDDRLLTGLLALSDVLGTGHHAAVGAGVRAGSTVAVVGDGAVGLCGVMAAKRLGAERIIALGRHTARTDIARDFGATDVVAERGDAAVAAVRELLGGEGAHCVIEAVGTEQSMRTAVGIARDGGAIGYVGVPHGSGTGLDLGDMFNRNIALRGGVAPVRTYIPELLPDVLDGTIDPSPVFDLSVGLEDVPAGYKAMDGRTALKVLITP; via the coding sequence ATGCGCGCCACCGTTATCCACGCCCCCCACGACATACGCGTCGAGGAGGTGCCCGACCCGGTGATCCAGCAGCCCACCGATGTGGTGCTGAGGGTCCTGCGGGCCTGCATCTGCGGCAGCGACCTGTGGGCCTACCGGGGTGAGTCCGCCCGGCAGCCGGGCCAGCGCATCGGCCACGAGTTCCTCGGGATCGTCGAGGAGGCCGGGTCCGAGGTGCGCGGGTTCTCCGCCGGTGACCTGGTCGTCGCCCCGTTCGTCTGGTCCGACGGCACCTGCGCGTACTGCGCCGAGGGCCTGACCACCTCCTGCCCGCAGGGCGGCTTCTGGGGCTCGGTGGGCTCCGACGGCGGGCAGGGCGAGGCCGTCCGCGTCCCGCACGCCGACGGCACCCTCGTCGCCCTCCCGGCCGCCGCGGCCTCCGACGACCGGCTGCTCACCGGCCTGCTGGCCCTCTCCGACGTGCTCGGCACCGGCCACCACGCGGCGGTCGGCGCGGGCGTACGGGCCGGCTCGACCGTCGCCGTCGTCGGGGACGGGGCCGTCGGGCTGTGCGGAGTGATGGCCGCCAAGCGGCTCGGCGCCGAGCGGATCATCGCGCTCGGCCGGCACACGGCGCGCACGGACATCGCCCGGGACTTCGGCGCCACGGACGTCGTCGCCGAGCGCGGCGACGCGGCGGTCGCGGCGGTACGGGAGCTGCTCGGCGGCGAGGGCGCGCACTGCGTGATCGAGGCCGTGGGCACCGAGCAGTCGATGCGCACCGCCGTCGGCATCGCCCGGGACGGCGGGGCGATCGGCTACGTCGGCGTCCCGCACGGCAGCGGCACCGGGCTCGACCTCGGCGACATGTTCAACCGGAACATCGCGCTGCGCGGCGGCGTCGCCCCCGTGCGCACGTACATCCCGGAGCTGCTGCCCGACGTGCTGGACGGCACCATCGACCCCTCGCCCGTCTTCGACCTGTCCGTCGGGCTCGAAGACGTACCGGCCGGCTACAAGGCGATGGACGGGCGCACGGCGCTCAAGGTCCTCATCACGCCGTAA
- a CDS encoding lysoplasmalogenase has translation MNERFARPLLIAFLVACAVDLVGVLTGPDWLHLGAKPLLMPLLAGYALARRGPRLLIAALLCGWAGDVFLLIDSDLAFLVGMAGFAAGHVCYLVLFGRARGALIPALVYAVVLTAFLVLIWDGLPAGLRIPMAGYSLLLTAMAYRSGVLGRYAATGGALFLLSDALIATGIADWPQLPAPGFWVMLTYVAAQLLLTLGALAPARREAGSGAYRERSISI, from the coding sequence ATGAACGAGCGCTTCGCCCGGCCCCTGCTCATCGCCTTCCTCGTCGCGTGCGCCGTCGACCTCGTCGGCGTACTCACCGGCCCCGACTGGCTCCACCTCGGCGCCAAGCCGCTCCTGATGCCGCTGCTCGCCGGATACGCCCTCGCCCGGCGCGGGCCCAGGCTGCTGATCGCGGCGCTGCTGTGCGGCTGGGCGGGCGACGTGTTCCTGCTGATCGACTCCGACCTGGCGTTCCTCGTCGGGATGGCCGGGTTCGCGGCCGGGCACGTCTGCTATCTGGTGCTGTTCGGGCGGGCGCGCGGGGCGCTGATCCCGGCGCTCGTGTACGCCGTCGTGCTCACCGCGTTCCTCGTCCTGATCTGGGACGGGCTGCCGGCCGGGCTGCGGATCCCGATGGCCGGCTACAGCCTGCTGCTGACCGCCATGGCGTACCGCTCCGGCGTCCTCGGCCGGTACGCGGCGACCGGCGGCGCCCTCTTCCTGCTCTCCGACGCCCTCATCGCCACCGGCATCGCGGACTGGCCCCAGCTCCCGGCCCCCGGCTTCTGGGTGATGCTCACCTATGTCGCCGCGCAGCTCCTGCTCACCCTGGGTGCGCTCGCCCCGGCCCGGCGGGAAGCCGGCTCGGGGGCGTACCGTGAAAGGAGTATCAGCATCTGA
- a CDS encoding sterol desaturase family protein gives MPTNLPDVVLWSIPAFVLLTVLEMALHHFHPDEDAAGYEAKDAATSITMGLGSLVFDLMWKVPIVALYTAVYELTPLRVPVLWWTVLLMLLAQDFFYYWSHRGHHVIRILWACHVVHHSSEKFNLSTALRQPWTSLTSWPFYLPLIACGVHPAALAFCSSANLVYQFWVHTERIGKLPRPFEYVLNTPSHHRVHHASQGGYLDRNFGGILIVWDRWFGSFAQETVRPVYGLTKNIHTYNPLRVATHEYAAIARDVRAASGWGERAGRIFRGPGWQPAAARTAPAAAPVAAPAPEGTA, from the coding sequence ATGCCGACGAACCTGCCCGATGTAGTGCTCTGGTCCATACCGGCCTTCGTCCTGCTCACCGTCCTGGAGATGGCGCTGCACCACTTCCATCCCGACGAGGACGCCGCCGGGTACGAGGCGAAGGACGCCGCCACCAGCATCACCATGGGGCTGGGCAGCCTGGTCTTCGACCTGATGTGGAAAGTGCCCATCGTCGCCCTCTACACCGCGGTGTACGAGCTGACGCCGCTGCGCGTCCCGGTCCTGTGGTGGACGGTCCTGCTGATGCTGCTCGCGCAGGACTTCTTCTACTACTGGTCCCACCGCGGCCACCACGTCATCCGCATCCTGTGGGCCTGCCACGTGGTGCACCACTCCAGCGAGAAGTTCAACCTCTCCACCGCGCTGCGCCAGCCCTGGACCTCGCTGACGTCCTGGCCGTTCTATCTGCCGCTGATCGCGTGCGGGGTGCACCCGGCGGCGCTCGCATTCTGCTCGTCGGCCAACCTCGTCTACCAGTTCTGGGTGCACACCGAGCGGATCGGCAAGCTGCCACGGCCCTTCGAGTACGTGCTCAACACGCCCTCCCACCACCGGGTGCACCACGCCTCGCAGGGCGGCTACCTCGACCGCAACTTCGGCGGCATCCTCATCGTGTGGGACCGCTGGTTCGGCTCGTTCGCCCAGGAGACCGTGCGGCCGGTCTACGGGCTCACCAAGAACATCCACACGTACAACCCGCTGCGCGTCGCCACCCACGAGTACGCCGCCATCGCCCGCGACGTCCGCGCCGCGAGCGGCTGGGGCGAGCGGGCCGGGCGGATCTTCCGCGGCCCGGGCTGGCAGCCGGCCGCGGCCCGTACCGCCCCGGCCGCCGCCCCCGTCGCCGCGCCCGCCCCCGAGGGCACCGCATGA